One genomic window of Glycine max cultivar Williams 82 chromosome 16, Glycine_max_v4.0, whole genome shotgun sequence includes the following:
- the LOC100775552 gene encoding rubber cis-polyprenyltransferase HRT2: protein MQKSSGNIIGHFLGGLYCYLRRCMFAILSVGPVPSHIAFIMDGNRRYAKKRNMEEGDGHKAGFTALMSILRYCYELGVKYVTVYAFSIDNFKRKPNEVQSLMELMREKIEELLQQESLINEYGVRLHFIGDLQLLTEPVIASVEKAMRVTAHNNQRVLLVCIAYTSRHEMVHAVQECCKEKWNEVQASKEAKLTNGAFARIDQGLKGNGFDLLFQDLCKDYQNATKACNSVPKRVEPAGEKDGMLEHTVEKGNDSEAEITSCNELVEMTEERKYNQGDVPLIKLVDIEKHMYMAVAPDPDILIRTSGEARLSNFLLWQTSTCPLYAPTALWPEIGLRHLVWAVLNFQRHHFYLEKKRKQF from the coding sequence ATGCAGAAAAGTTCTGGAAATATTATAGGCCATTTCCTTGGAGGTTTATATTGTTATCTAAGAAGATGCATGTTTGCCATTTTATCCGTGGGTCCTGTGCCAAGTCATATTGCTTTCATCATGGATGGGAATCGAAGGTATGCAAAGAAGAGAAACATGGAAGAAGGTGATGGCCATAAGGCTGGATTTACTGCTCTCATGTCCATCCTTAGATACTGTTATGAATTGGGAGTGAAGTATGTCACTGTCTATGCATTCAGCATTGATAACTTCAAAAGGAAGCCTAATGAGGTTCAGTCCTTGATGGAATTGATGCGGGAAAAGATTGAAGAGTTGCTTCAACAAGAAAGTCTTATCAATGAATATGGTGTTAGATTACATTTCATTGGAGACTTGCAACTATTGACTGAGCCTGTCATAGCTTCTGTGGAAAAGGCAATGAGAGTTACTGCTCACAACAACCAGAGAGTTCTTTTGGTTTGCATAGCCTATACTTCTCGTCACGAGATGGTGCATGCTGTTCAAGAATGCTGCAAGGAAAAATGGAATGAAGTTCAAGCATCAAAAGAAGCAAAACTTACAAATGGTGCATTTGCAAGAATTGATCAGGGCCTGAAAGGAAATGGTTTTGATTTGCTTTTTCAAGATTTATGTAAAGACTATCAAAATGCAACCAAAGCTTGTAATAGTGTACCTAAACGAGTGGAACCTGCTGGAGAGAAAGATGGCATGTTGGAGCATACTGTTGAAAAAGGTAACGATAGTGAAGCTGAAATCACATCATGCAATGAGCTGGTTGAAATGACTGAAGAGAGAAAGTATAACCAGGGTGATGTTCCTTTAATAAAACTGGTGGATATTGAGAAGCACATGTACATGGCAGTGGCACCTGATCCAGACATCTTGATCCGAACTTCTGGAGAGGCTCGACTCAGCAATTTTCTTCTTTGGCAGACTAGTACCTGCCCTTTGTATGCACCAACTGCACTTTGGCCTGAAATAGGCCTAAGACACTTGGTCTGGGCAGTATTGAACTTTCAGAGACACCATTTTTAtttggaaaagaaaaggaagcagTTTTAA